The DNA region CGACAAAGAAGTTTTCAGGCTGGCAACCGGATCGTTCAAGCAGCGCATCGTAAACCTGCTCGGCCCAACCTATAACGAACGCCTGCTGAGCGTGAGCCAGGAAGCAGCAAAAATCAAGATAGACGGCTTTGTGGTCAAGCCCGAATTTTCGAGAAAAACCCGTGGAGATCAGTTCTTTTTTGTAAACAACCGCTTCATCCGGCATCCTTACCTGCATCACGCCATCGAAAATGCCTTTGCCGAGCTTCTTCCCAAAGACACTTTTCCGGGTTATTTTATACACATATCCATCGACCCTGCCGAGATTGACATCAACATCCATCCCACAAAAACAGAAGTTAACTTCCTGGATACCAAGCTTGTGTATGCCATTCTGCATGCAGCTGTCCGGAAAACCCTGGGGATGCATCAGCTCAGTCCGCGCCTTGATTTTGAATCGGATCATGACCATGGCATTGACTTTGGCGAGATAAGCCGGGCAGGAAGGGAAGTCAGGCCGCCAACCATCAGCATCGATCCCGGATTCAATCCTTTTCGCTCCTCAAGCCAGCCGGCGGGCAATGCACAAAGGCTCAGGCCAAACGAAAACTGGAGGCTATTTTATCAGGAGACGCATGAAAAAACTGTAGAGAATGCGCCTCAGTTGGCTCAACAGCAAAAGCCGGCGCAAGAACCCGCTGTCCGTTCTGCATTTTTGCAATTGCACGGCACCTACGTCATCAGCGTGGTAAAATCCGGATTGCTTATTGTCAATCAGCACCTTGCAAGTTGGAGAATACGATACGAAAGCTGCCTGGAACATTTGAAAAACGGTTATGGGGTATCGCAACAGCTGCTTTTTCCACACACCGTGCAGCTCAATGCCCGTGAAGCCTCGCTCTGCGAAAGTATATTGCCTGACCTGCGTACCCTGGGAATGGACATTTCAAAAGCCGGCGACCGAACCTTTGTGGTGTCAGGCCTGCCCGAAGGCAGCGAAGATCAGGATGCCGGTGCCCTGCTCGAAGGATTGCTGGAACAGCTGCAGCAACACTTAGACCAGGGAGCGGGCGACAGCAAGGAACTTCTTGCTGCTGCACTATCGCTCAGGCTTGCCTGGCCCTATGGAAAAACCCTCTCTGCAACCGAAATGGCCGGATTGGTAGATGCGCTTTTTGCCTGCAGCCAGCCTGAGGTTGCACCAGATGGCCGGAAAATATTTACTTTGCTCGGAATTAACCAACTGAATCAATATTTCGAATAAACCCCACGCCACCGCATGAGCTACTATCAACCAATGGGATTCAGGGTTTTGCCCCCTGTGGTAAAAAACCTGCTTATCATAAATGGTCTTTTCTTTCTGGCGACCATTTCCTTTCAAACGAGCTTTGGCCTCGACCTGACCAAAACCCTTGGTCTTCACTTTCCGCTGGCTTCCGATTTCAGGCCGTGGCAGTTTATCACCTATATGTTTATGCACGGCGGCTTTGCACACATCCTGTTCAACATGTTTGCCCTGTGGATGTTTGGCTACGCACTGGAAAACGTATGGGGTGGGAAACGATTCCTCGTTTATTACATGGTAACCGGAATAGGCGCCGGCATGGTTTACCTGATCTGGATCTGGTTTCAGATGAGGCCTGATATACAGGCAATGGATCGCTTTCTTGCCACTGCAAGTGTGGAAAGTTTGCAACAATTTACCTCTGAACATACTTTCCGTGTGAGCAGGTTCTCCGGCCCCATCTGGCATGAGTTCCAGAAATTCGAACGAAACCTGAGCCTGATCTCGCTCAATCCATTCGATACCAGAGCATTAAGCGAAGCTTTGGAATTTGTTTCGCTTTACCGCGACTATTACCTCAATCAATTTGTGGTGGTGGGCGCCTCGGGTGCAGTGTTTGGTATCCTGCTTGCATTTGGCATGATGTTTCCCAACTCATTGATTTACTTGTATTTCTTTATCCCGATCAGGGCCAAGTATTTTGTCATCCTATATGGTGCATTCGAACTTTTCGAAGGGGTGATGAACCGTCCCGGAAACAACATCGCCCATTTTGCCCACCTCGGAGGCATGATCTTTGGTTATTTCCTGATCCGTTACTGGAAGAAAAAAGGTGAGTTCTACGAACTGAACTGATATGGCTTATTATGCTTATAATCAGGGAAATGCGGGGGATGCGATCAAAAGCTTTTTCCGTAAGCCCTCCGCCCTTCCAAGGCTTATTCTGGTAAACCTGGCAGTTTTTGCCGTCATTTATCTGATTAGCCTGTTTTTGTGGCTCTTCAGTGCTGTGCCCCGGTCGGATGTTTCACAAATAATTGCCGGATGGCTTGCTGTGCCTTCAGAATGGTCGAGACTTGTGCAGAAACCCTGGACCATAGTCACATACATGTTTTTGCATCTGGGGCTGCTGCATCTGCTCTTCAATATGTGGATGTTGTATTTTGGAGGAAGCCTGTTTCTGCGTTACCTAAGCGACAGGCAGATGCTGGCAACCTATGTGTTTGGCGGCTTTTCCGGGGCATTGGTGTACATCCTGTCCTACAATTTTTTACCTGTTTTCATTCAGGCCAATCCTTATGCGGTGGCACTTGGAGCTTCGGCTTCGGTGCTGGCAATTGTGGTTGCCATTGCCGCATGGGTGCCAAACTATCCGGTGGATTTGTTGCTAATCGGCCGCGTGCGGATCAAGCATATTGCTATCGCATTGGTAATCATCGACTTTTTTAGTATTCAGGGTGCTAATCCAGGAGGCCACCTGGCACATCTGGGGGGCGCCTTGTGGGGCTTTATTTATGCCAGACTCATGCGCAGAGGCTACGACCCGGCTGTGGTCTTCAACTTTGCAGGAGTGTTTCGCAGAAAACCAAAATTCAGAACCTATCCGGGAGAGCGCAGGCAAAGGCCGGAGACTGACGAGCAATACAACATGCGAAAACAGGCTGAGCAACAGGTGATTGATGAAATCCTGGATAAAATAGCCAGAAGTGGCTACGACAGCCTGAGCAATAAGGAAAAAGATATCCTGTTTAAAAACAGCAACCGAAGAAGCTAACCTGAACAATGGGTACCATAAGCAGCCTGGGGCGCAAAGTAGCCGAAACCATCACCACACCTTTGTCGCTGGTGATTGCCCTGCTGCTTGTGCTATCAGCTACTGCGCAATATTTCAACCCATTGCAGGTGGAACTGATGCCTTTTCTCGGGCTCTTTTTCCCTGTCTTTTTCCTCCTCAACATCTTTTTTTTGGTGCTGCTGGCAATCCTGGGAAAACGAACCGCCTTTTTATCGCTTTTTCTATCACTGGCACTGTCACCTGTTTTCCTGACCTACATCGGAAAAAACCAGACTTCAACGGAAAGCGACTTTAAACTACTGACCTTCAATGTACATGGTTTCAGAGGTCAGGCCAAAGACAGCAACAGATCAGATGTAGCCACCGGGATTGCCAATTTGATCAGGGATTCCGGAGCAACCATGGTTTGTTTGCAGGAATTCAGATCATGGA from Bacteroidota bacterium includes:
- the mutL gene encoding DNA mismatch repair endonuclease MutL, which translates into the protein MSDLIRLLPDSVANQIAAGEVIQRPASAVKELLENAIDAGASRIDLVVREAGKNLIQVTDNGSGMSETDARMCFERHATSKISKADDLFSIRTMGFRGEALASIAAVSQVELRTRRPADEHGTLVKIEGSTVVAHEICVCPAGTTIYVRNLFFNVPARRNFLKSTPVELRHIIDEFQRVALVHPHVAFTLTHNDKEVFRLATGSFKQRIVNLLGPTYNERLLSVSQEAAKIKIDGFVVKPEFSRKTRGDQFFFVNNRFIRHPYLHHAIENAFAELLPKDTFPGYFIHISIDPAEIDINIHPTKTEVNFLDTKLVYAILHAAVRKTLGMHQLSPRLDFESDHDHGIDFGEISRAGREVRPPTISIDPGFNPFRSSSQPAGNAQRLRPNENWRLFYQETHEKTVENAPQLAQQQKPAQEPAVRSAFLQLHGTYVISVVKSGLLIVNQHLASWRIRYESCLEHLKNGYGVSQQLLFPHTVQLNAREASLCESILPDLRTLGMDISKAGDRTFVVSGLPEGSEDQDAGALLEGLLEQLQQHLDQGAGDSKELLAAALSLRLAWPYGKTLSATEMAGLVDALFACSQPEVAPDGRKIFTLLGINQLNQYFE
- a CDS encoding rhomboid family intramembrane serine protease, with product MGFRVLPPVVKNLLIINGLFFLATISFQTSFGLDLTKTLGLHFPLASDFRPWQFITYMFMHGGFAHILFNMFALWMFGYALENVWGGKRFLVYYMVTGIGAGMVYLIWIWFQMRPDIQAMDRFLATASVESLQQFTSEHTFRVSRFSGPIWHEFQKFERNLSLISLNPFDTRALSEALEFVSLYRDYYLNQFVVVGASGAVFGILLAFGMMFPNSLIYLYFFIPIRAKYFVILYGAFELFEGVMNRPGNNIAHFAHLGGMIFGYFLIRYWKKKGEFYELN
- a CDS encoding rhomboid family intramembrane serine protease, producing MAYYAYNQGNAGDAIKSFFRKPSALPRLILVNLAVFAVIYLISLFLWLFSAVPRSDVSQIIAGWLAVPSEWSRLVQKPWTIVTYMFLHLGLLHLLFNMWMLYFGGSLFLRYLSDRQMLATYVFGGFSGALVYILSYNFLPVFIQANPYAVALGASASVLAIVVAIAAWVPNYPVDLLLIGRVRIKHIAIALVIIDFFSIQGANPGGHLAHLGGALWGFIYARLMRRGYDPAVVFNFAGVFRRKPKFRTYPGERRQRPETDEQYNMRKQAEQQVIDEILDKIARSGYDSLSNKEKDILFKNSNRRS